The proteins below come from a single Haliaeetus albicilla chromosome 22, bHalAlb1.1, whole genome shotgun sequence genomic window:
- the LOC138690432 gene encoding solute carrier family 22 member 6-B-like, which produces MTFVELLARLGGMGRFQVTYVAALAVPLLMLASHNLLQNFTAGVPEHHCRPRPVANESTGDVPLLVSIPSDSHHRPQRCRRYVEPQWHLLEVNGTVNGTANGAATEPCRDGWTYRDGVFAHTIVTEWDLVCESKRLRQVAQSIYMAGILLGSGLFGVLSDKFGRRALLTWCYLQLGATGAGTAAAPTFVVYCLCRFLAGLAMAGVSLNSASLCMEWIPTEARAVVGTINGYCYTLGQFVLAAVAFGVPHWRWLQLVVSLPFFFFFLYSWLFVESARWQVISGRPDLALKGLRKVARINRRKEEGDKLSEEALGALVRREPPLPGGTLAALVRTPGMRTVSCGVSFVWFSTSFAYYGLAMDLQGFGVDIYLSQLVFGAVDIPAKLASVLAISCVGRRVAQGGSLALAGICILANIFVPMELQTLRMAFAVIGKGSLAASFNCAYIFTGELFPTVIRQTGMGLGGTMARVGGMVAPLVRMAADVTPVLPLVIYGAAPIISAIATCFLPETRNMPLPETVKDVERRAGHLKDEEVTVPLSTTKTKDGV; this is translated from the exons ATGACCTTCGTGGAGCTGCTGGCCCGCCTGGGCGGGATGGGCCGCTTCCAGGTGACCTACGTGGCCGCCTTGGCTGTTCCGCTGCTCATGCTGGCCAGCCACAACCTGCTGCAGAACTTCACCGCCGGTGTCCCCGAGCACCACTGCCGGCCTCGGCCCGTGGCCAATGAGAGCACCGGGGACGTCCCACTCCTCGTCTCCATCCCCTCCGACAGCCACCACCGTCCCCAGCGTTGCCGCCGCTACGTGGAACCCCAATGGCACCTCTTGGAGGTCAACGGCACGGTCAACGGCACGGCCAACGGGGCGGCCACCGAGCCTTGCCGTGACGGCTGGACCTACCGCGACGGCGTCTTCGCTCACACCATTGTCACCGAG TGGGACCTGGTGTGCGAGTCCAAGAGGTTGAGGCAGGTGGCCCAATCCATCTACATGGCCGGGATCCTCCTGGGCTCCGGACTCTTCGGAGTCCTCTCTGACAA GTTCGGGCGCCGGGCGCTGCTGACCTGGTGCTACCTGCAGCTGGGGGCGACGGGGGCCGGCACCGCGGCTGCCCCCACCTTCGTTGTCTACTGTCTCTGCCGCTTCCTGGCGGGCCTGGCCATGGCTGGGGTCTCCCTCAACTCCGCCTCCCTCT GCATGGAGTGGATCCCGACGGAAGCCCGTGCTGTGGTGGGCACCATCAACGGCTACTGCTACACCTTGGGGCAGTTTGTGCTGGCGGCCGTGGCCTTCGGCGTCCCTCACTGGCGCTGGCTCCAGCTTGTCgtctccctccccttcttcttcttcttcctctactCCTG GCTGTTCGTGGAGTCAGCCCGGTGGCAGGTGATTTCGGGGAGACCCGACCTGGCCCTGAAGGGGCTCCGCAAAGTCGCCCGCATCaacaggaggaaggaggagggggacaAACTCAGCGAGGAG GcgctgggagcactggtccgGCGGGAGCCGCCGCTGCCGGGGGGGACACTGGCTGCCCTGGTGCGCACCCCCGGGATGAGGACGGTCTCCTGCGGCGTCTCCTTCGTCTG GTTCTCCACCAGTTTCGCCTACTATGGGCTGGCCATGGATCTGCAGGGCTTCGGGGTGGACATCTACCTGAGCCAGCTGGTCTTCGGGGCTGTGGACATCCCGGCCAAGCTGGCCTCAGTGTTGGCCATCAGCTGCGTGGGGCGGCGGGTGGCCCAGGGCGGCTCCTTGGCGCTCGCCGGCATCTGCATCCTCGCCAACATCTTTGTGCCGATGG agCTGCAGACGCTGCGCATGGCCTTTGCGGTGATTGGGAAGGGTTCGTTGGCCGCCTCCTTCAACTGCGCCTACATCTTCACTGGGGAGCTCTTCCCCACCGTCATCAG GCAGACGGGGATGGGCCTGGGGGGCACCATGGCCCGCGTGGGTGGCATGGTGGCCCCGTTGGTGCGCATGGCAGCTGACGTGACCCCGGTGCTGCCCCTCGTCATCTACGGGGCTGCCCCCATCATCTCGGCCATCGCCACGTGCTTCCTGCCCGAGACCCGCAACATGCCCCTGCCCGAGACCGTCAAGGACGTCGAGAGACG